The stretch of DNA CTGAACAAAGTGAAGGAATACGAGCTGGAGTAGGTTGCATGCTGATCACGCTGTTACTTGCCGTCCTGCTTCAGGCGCCAACGGTCCTGGATGGGACGTACTCTGACACACAGGCGGCGCGCGGCAAGGCCCTGTACACGGCCAACTGCGGTACCTGCCACGGAGATACACTCGAAGGCGTTTCCGCTCCCGCGCTCACGGGAAACCGTTTTCTGGAACGCTGGCGGGAAAGCACGCTGGACGGAATCTACGGGTTTATCCGGGAGAGAATGCCTTTGGGAAGATCTCCGAATTCGACAAGAATCGCCGACGGCGAGTACCTCGACATTCTGACCTATGTTCTCAAGCTGAACGGTTACCCGGCCGGTCCTGCCGACCTCACAATGGATCGCGTCGGGAAGGTTATCCTGGTCGGGAAAACTGGCCCGCTACCTGTACCCGATGGATCGCTTGTCATCACGGTCGGCTGTCTGTCTCAAAGGGACGACACGTGGATCCTGTCGAATGCGGCAGAACCCGCACGCACGCGTACCGAAGGAGCGCCAACCACCGCAGAAGTGAAATCTGCCGGCGAAAAGCCTCTCGGCACACTGACCTTCCGTCTGGCGGACCTCGATGCGGTTCCAGACTTCGCACCCGAAACGCATCAGGACCATAAGATGCTGGTGAAGGGCTATCTGGTCCGCCAGCCGAACGCCGAGCGCATCCACCTGAGTTCGATCGAGATGATCTCTGCGGCCTGTCGAAGGTAAAACGTGCCTCGACTGTTCT from Terriglobia bacterium encodes:
- a CDS encoding cytochrome c encodes the protein MLITLLLAVLLQAPTVLDGTYSDTQAARGKALYTANCGTCHGDTLEGVSAPALTGNRFLERWRESTLDGIYGFIRERMPLGRSPNSTRIADGEYLDILTYVLKLNGYPAGPADLTMDRVGKVILVGKTGPLPVPDGSLVITVGCLSQRDDTWILSNAAEPARTRTEGAPTTAEVKSAGEKPLGTLTFRLADLDAVPDFAPETHQDHKMLVKGYLVRQPNAERIHLSSIEMISAACRR